From Amphiura filiformis chromosome 20, Afil_fr2py, whole genome shotgun sequence, a single genomic window includes:
- the LOC140142997 gene encoding uncharacterized protein: protein MLPVICQNILDQSHRWYTPHYPVLPWSFFFERVKEIAGKQIKNIDSVIEEDTVQTAAAYLHDMGEIYVAKEHDEDCESLVIMNIQWLCSNIIAKVLAGDEFPAEFQKLPDKPVYTAEELREFLETEEGLGFELTVMLLEHLKILFITDDGSYLIPSKLPPSLPSIQIEKSDNSQLYGIRVECADESDMFSRDFFPNILLHMLECHPESQGKTNYSNSALKFVYPVEGMLQLTNMGRSINVAVVCKNEADKTRVHSQLQTLQRSIQVYLRQRSPGTVVTWKFFSPRSLKTECNLEKVLYYELDDLHQAEKGNGTVYHSQQAHTDDMTNVICQGVDRMFITEFGGLCGWEWIPIELQKRICAVLDKPHPLRNDYRMVAEVLEVPDEKLEQLIGFCLSSRVHSITAEILQEVCAIRRRNADKLTIQEVLTILKHPGIIGNDQVQDDLSKKYGVPDLTLLWRAVLKRTYQSLKRTVKPSQLLLYLVSEGSLLSEDDQDEIETKEKLEGRRKAVDLLLFKLMQLTKPDWYEGFLAGLQQEAPTLVPIVTEARDELLQEKWFASIPVMSSRQRQKVTNLVPMRSLDQASKSQQCDIVPRNREILQFNPEELVPVSMPVMEKLKILASFKAILILPNVREKLISITTEEILDYFPSMSKHMKDEIRQQFIIHGQHVGAEYFLERIQIMGSSWPQHLMQALQGQRHYDYMQFLFEEYQTYLQQHEDQTGAEKTGNINVAEMLTFIFIPKGTQLHLVVLMGIVVFVM from the exons ATGCTACCAGTTATCTGTCAAAACATATTGGATCAGAGTCATCGTTGGTACACCCCACACTACCCTGTTCTACCGTGGTCATTTTTCTTTGAGAGAGTGAAGGAGATTGCAGgaaagcaaataaaaaatattgacaGCGTAATTGAAGAAGATACTGTTCAGACTGCTGCTGCATACCTTCATGACATGGGCGAG ATCTATGTAGCAAAGGAACATGATGAGGATTGTGAATCTTTGGTCATTATGAACATCCAGTGGCTCTGCTCAAACATCATCGCTAAAGTCTTAGCAGGTGATGAGTTTCCAGCCGAGTTTCAGAAGCTACCAGACAAACCTGTGTACACTGCAGAAGAACTGCGGGAATTCCTTGAAACGGAAGAAGGACTTGGCTTTGAGCTTACTGTGATGCTGTTGGAACATCTGAAGATCCTCTTCATCACCGATGATGGGAGCTATCTGATTCCATCCAAACTACCACCATCATTGCCATCGATCCAGATAGAGAAGAGCGACAACTCGCAACTTTATGGTATTCGCGTCGAGTGTGCTGATGAGTCAGACATGTTCTCGCGAGATTTCTTCCCCAATATCCTACTTCATATGCTAGAATGTCATCCTGAATCACAAGGAAAAACCAACTATTCCAACTCCGCCCTCAAGTTTGTTTATCCTGTTGAAGGCATGCTGCAGTTGACGAACATGGGAAGGTCAATTAACGTTGCCGTTGTGTGCAAGAATGAGGCTGATAAAACTAGAGTTCATTCTCAACTACAAAC GTTGCAGAGATCCATTCAAGTGTATCTTCGTCAACGTTCACCAGGAACAGTTGTCACGTGGAAATTCTTCAGTCCAAGATCACTGAAAACAGAGTGCAACCTGGAGAAGGTTTTATATTATGAATTGGATGATTTACACCAAGCTGAAAAGGGAAACGGCACGGTGTATCATTCACAGCAAGCTCATACAGATGACATGACCAATGTTATTTGCCAA GGTGTCGATAGAATGTTCATCACTGAGTTTGGAGGACTTTGTGGCTGGGAGTGGATACCAATCGAGCTTCAGAAGAGGATATGTGCAGTGCTAGACAAACCACATCCACTAAGAAACGACTACAGGATGGTTGCAGAAGTACTGGAGGTTCCAGATGAGAAGCTTGAGCAGCTTATTGGATTCTGTTTGTCTAGCCGGGTTCACTCGATAACTGCTGAAATACTACAG GAGGTGTGTGCCATTCGTCGAAGGAATGCTGATAAACTGACGATTCAAGAAGTGTTGACAATATTGAAACATCCGGGTATTATCGGCAACGATCAA GTTCAAGACGACCTATCGAAAAAATATG GTGTTCCCGATTTGACCCTCCTGTGGCGAGCAGTTTTGAAACGTACTTATCAAAGCCTAAAACGCACAGTTAAACCAAGTCAACTGCTTCTATACTTAGTTAGTGAAGGTTCTCTGTTATCTGAAGATGATCAAGACGAAATCGAAACCAAGGAGAAACTTGAAGGGCGCCGGAAAGCAGTAGATCTGCTCCTGTTTAAGCTAATGCAGTTGACGAAACCAGATTGGTATGAGGGTTTCTTAGCAGGACTCCAACAAGAAGCGCCGACATTGGTACCGATTGTGACTGAAGCACGGGATGAGttgctacaagaaaaatggtttgCTTCCATTCCAGTCATGTCATCGCGGCAAAGACAGAAAGTGACAA ATTTAGTTCCTATGAGGTCACTGGATCAAGCCAGTAAGAGTCAACAATGCGACATCGTTCCAAGGAATCGTGAAATACTTCAGTTCAATCCGGAAGAACTTGTTCCAGTCAGTATGCCTGTAATGG aGAAGCTGAAGATACTCGCCAGTTTTAAAGCGATTCTCATTCTTCCGAACGTTAGAGAAAAACTAATCAGTATCACAACAGAAGAAATCCTAGATTATTTTCCGAGTATGTCAAAGCATATGAAGGATGAAATACGCCAACAGTTCATCATACATGGACAGCATGTTGGGGCAGAGTACTTCCTTGAAAGGATTCAAATTATGGGCTCATCTTGGCCACAGCATCTAATGCAAGCACTCCAGGGACAGAGGCATTATGACTATATGCAGTTTTTGTTTGAGGAATACCAAACCTATCTGCAACAACATGAGGATCAAACAGGGGCTGAAAAAACTGGTAATATAAATGTAGCCGAAATGCTGACTTTCATTTTCATTCCCAAAGGAACTCAGTTGCACTTGGTGGTGTTGATGGGTATAGTAGTGTTTGTGATGTAG